In Actinomadura citrea, a single window of DNA contains:
- a CDS encoding M64 family metallopeptidase: MWTGRKIVIGTAAAAVLSLVSVPARAAGPADATVVPVQITGDPAKRFNLVVLGDGYTAADMPKFRAHLAKHLNDLWTIEPFKSYRSYINVYAVETPSGESGVSCDPALSSPRRETPLGMAFWSGCREDGIQRLLVMDSAAAKTYADLVQGTTVGNRQILALANSDTYGGAGGAYATASGGNALSALIAPHELGHSLGGLDDEYDYYQRGVPGGTYTGPEPGSIHHTLLSEEEMQAQKQKWWRWLGERSEAGGTIGRYEGGLYSSKGVWRPSQHSMMKTLGYYYDQVARERMTQRISGKVNLVQANTPTNAPVGDDRVLWVETMHPTGHPLSVDWTVDGKTVGRGANLDLSSLHLRKGTHTVEATVTDPTGFVRDPSIRSSAALTQVRTWTVDTGVTTPAENVPVDFNSSTPTDKPVGGDSVVYVETTHPVQRVPKVNWVLDGRRVRGGGRDIDLGRFRLAKGTHTLIAHVGSHSRTWTIDAQAPTVAYELSKAAQSQVRSGRTPEYVFDGPFTMRLTGADDRPGVVVSEFRVDGDGWFNYFGWPTDSSAPWLFTENGTVIDSLTYGKLGKGRHTIEYRAIDPAGNLSKPGKFIATLR; encoded by the coding sequence ATGTGGACGGGCAGGAAGATCGTGATCGGGACGGCGGCCGCCGCCGTCCTGTCGCTGGTGTCGGTGCCCGCGCGGGCGGCCGGACCCGCGGACGCGACCGTGGTGCCGGTGCAGATCACCGGCGATCCCGCGAAGCGCTTCAACCTGGTCGTGCTGGGCGACGGCTACACGGCTGCGGACATGCCGAAGTTCCGCGCACACCTCGCCAAACACCTCAACGACCTGTGGACGATCGAGCCGTTCAAGTCGTACCGCAGCTACATCAACGTGTACGCGGTGGAGACTCCGTCCGGCGAGTCCGGCGTGAGCTGTGACCCGGCGCTGTCCTCGCCTCGTCGCGAGACGCCGTTGGGCATGGCCTTCTGGAGCGGCTGTAGAGAGGACGGCATTCAGCGTCTTCTCGTCATGGACTCTGCGGCCGCCAAGACCTACGCGGACCTCGTCCAAGGCACGACTGTAGGAAATCGTCAGATCCTCGCGCTCGCCAACAGCGACACCTACGGCGGTGCAGGCGGCGCCTATGCGACGGCGTCCGGTGGGAACGCCTTGTCGGCTCTCATCGCGCCGCACGAGCTCGGCCACTCGCTGGGTGGGCTGGACGACGAGTACGACTACTACCAGCGGGGCGTCCCTGGTGGGACGTACACCGGTCCGGAGCCGGGCTCCATCCACCACACGCTTCTGTCCGAGGAGGAGATGCAGGCGCAGAAGCAGAAGTGGTGGCGGTGGCTCGGTGAACGGAGCGAGGCCGGGGGCACCATCGGACGCTACGAGGGTGGCCTCTACTCCAGTAAGGGCGTGTGGAGGCCGAGCCAGCACTCCATGATGAAAACGCTCGGCTACTACTACGACCAGGTCGCGCGTGAACGGATGACCCAGCGGATCTCGGGCAAAGTCAACCTCGTCCAGGCGAACACGCCCACGAACGCCCCGGTGGGGGACGACCGTGTGCTGTGGGTCGAAACGATGCATCCGACCGGTCACCCGTTGTCCGTTGATTGGACGGTCGATGGGAAGACCGTCGGGCGGGGCGCGAACCTCGACCTGTCCAGCCTGCACCTGAGGAAGGGCACGCACACGGTCGAGGCCACGGTCACCGACCCCACCGGGTTCGTCCGGGACCCGAGCATCCGGTCATCCGCCGCACTCACGCAGGTGCGTACATGGACGGTCGACACGGGCGTGACCACTCCAGCTGAAAACGTGCCAGTCGACTTCAACTCGTCCACACCCACTGACAAGCCCGTGGGAGGCGATTCCGTCGTCTACGTGGAGACGACCCACCCGGTGCAGAGGGTGCCCAAGGTGAACTGGGTATTGGACGGGCGCCGGGTACGCGGCGGCGGCCGAGACATCGATCTCGGACGGTTCCGCTTGGCGAAGGGCACGCACACGCTCATCGCACACGTCGGCTCCCACAGCCGCACATGGACGATCGACGCTCAGGCGCCGACAGTGGCGTACGAACTGTCCAAGGCGGCACAGAGCCAGGTTCGTTCTGGGCGGACGCCCGAGTACGTCTTCGACGGCCCCTTCACCATGCGGCTCACCGGCGCGGACGACCGTCCTGGCGTGGTCGTCTCCGAGTTCCGCGTGGACGGCGACGGCTGGTTCAACTACTTCGGCTGGCCGACCGACTCGTCCGCTCCCTGGCTGTTCACCGAGAACGGCACGGTCATCGACAGCCTCACCTACGGCAAGCTCGGGAAGGGCCGCCACACCATCGAGTACCGTGCGATCGACCCGGCGGGGAACCTCAGCAAGCCCGGCAAGTTCATCGCCACCCTCCGCTGA
- a CDS encoding SDR family NAD(P)-dependent oxidoreductase: MDLRGANVLLTGATGGIGQALARALAARGARLVLTGRRADVLEPLAERLGGRAIVADLADRATAENLLDEAGRVDVLVANAALPASGLLSEYSIEEIDRAMDVNLRAPIVMAKLAAAQMADRGRGHLVFVSSLSGKTASGHASLYNATKFGMRGFALALREDLRPHGVGVSTVFPGFIRDAGMFAEAGVTLPKGVGTRSPRDVARATVRAVERDIAEIDVAPLGLRIGARIGGVAPVLSAAVQRRAGGHRISQGLADGQRGKR, from the coding sequence ATGGATCTGCGCGGAGCGAACGTCCTGCTGACCGGAGCGACCGGCGGGATCGGCCAGGCGCTGGCGAGGGCCCTCGCCGCTCGCGGCGCCCGGCTGGTGCTGACGGGGCGCCGGGCCGACGTCCTGGAACCGCTGGCCGAGCGGCTCGGCGGCCGCGCCATCGTCGCCGACCTGGCGGATCGTGCGACGGCCGAGAACCTCCTGGACGAGGCGGGCCGGGTGGACGTGCTGGTCGCGAACGCGGCGCTGCCTGCGTCCGGACTGCTCTCCGAGTACTCGATCGAGGAGATCGACCGGGCGATGGACGTGAACCTGCGGGCGCCGATCGTGATGGCGAAGCTCGCCGCCGCGCAGATGGCCGATCGTGGCCGCGGCCACCTGGTCTTCGTATCGTCGCTGTCCGGGAAGACGGCGTCCGGGCACGCGTCCCTCTACAACGCGACGAAGTTCGGTATGCGGGGATTCGCCCTGGCGCTGCGCGAGGACCTGCGTCCGCACGGCGTCGGCGTCTCGACCGTCTTCCCCGGCTTCATCCGGGACGCGGGCATGTTCGCCGAGGCCGGCGTGACCCTGCCCAAGGGGGTCGGGACGCGGTCGCCCCGGGATGTGGCGCGGGCGACCGTCCGGGCCGTCGAGCGCGACATCGCGGAGATCGACGTGGCGCCGCTCGGGCTGAGGATCGGCGCGCGGATCGGCGGGGTCGCGCCCGTCCTGTCGGCGGCCGTGCAGCGGCGCGCGGGCGGGCACCGGATCTCGCAGGGCCTCGCGGACGGACAGCGCGGCAAGCGGTAG
- a CDS encoding DLW-39 family protein yields the protein MKKLLVLAVVALGGFAVWRKLQQDRAELDLWTEATSSDN from the coding sequence GTGAAGAAGCTGCTCGTCCTCGCCGTCGTCGCACTCGGTGGCTTCGCCGTCTGGCGCAAGCTCCAGCAGGACCGCGCCGAGCTGGACCTGTGGACCGAGGCCACGTCGTCCGACAACTGA
- a CDS encoding HAD-IA family hydrolase → MNEADPITVACLDLAGTTVADGDTVESAFAEAIATLGIVSGTASYGRALARFRDARGGSKIGIFRSLFDEPRAQAAHLAFERSYHDLIDRRGLTPVPGADDALTRLRGAGVRVCLLTGFGRGTQARVLDTLGWWDRADLTLCPEDVPRGRPWPDLVLTAALRLGVDDVRHIAVCGDTAGDMLCGRRSGASIVAGVLTGADDHDRLLAAGATHVLPTVAALPDLILRTPANA, encoded by the coding sequence GTGAACGAAGCAGATCCGATCACCGTCGCCTGCCTCGATCTCGCCGGGACCACCGTCGCGGACGGCGACACCGTCGAGTCCGCCTTCGCCGAGGCGATCGCCACTCTGGGGATCGTCTCCGGCACGGCGTCCTACGGCCGTGCCCTCGCCCGCTTCCGTGACGCGCGCGGCGGATCGAAGATCGGCATCTTCCGCTCGCTCTTCGACGAGCCTCGCGCCCAGGCCGCGCACCTGGCGTTCGAGCGGTCCTATCACGACCTCATCGACCGGCGCGGCCTCACACCCGTACCCGGCGCCGACGACGCCCTCACGCGGCTGCGCGGCGCCGGTGTCCGCGTGTGCCTGCTCACCGGTTTCGGCCGCGGCACGCAGGCCCGCGTCCTCGACACCCTCGGCTGGTGGGACCGCGCCGACCTGACCCTCTGCCCCGAGGACGTCCCGCGCGGCCGACCGTGGCCCGACCTCGTCCTGACCGCGGCCCTGCGCCTCGGCGTGGACGACGTCCGCCACATCGCCGTCTGCGGTGACACGGCAGGCGACATGCTCTGCGGCCGCCGCTCCGGCGCGTCCATCGTCGCCGGCGTCCTCACCGGCGCCGACGACCACGACCGCCTCCTCGCCGCCGGCGCCACCCACGTCCTCCCCACCGTCGCCGCCCTCCCCGACCTCATCCTCCGCACCCCCGCGAACGCGTAG
- a CDS encoding LLM class flavin-dependent oxidoreductase, translating to MDTRFGILLPTNRGQWDDARRLVDFTVRAEHLGYDSVWANDTLLGPRIEPLAMLAALSSATERVTLGTAALLPAFRRPVTAAQALASIDHLSAGRLIVTVGAGFPGRSETEYAVSGVPWERRFGRLHDTVALWRALWAGERAFQGKVLRFDELPESTPSYRPGGPPIWLGGASPSALERAGRLYDGWLPYPPDPADYRAGLATVRSAAASAGRPEDAVTPALFVTVLISDDAEDVERRLDSYCRSTYGLPYETVRSIQAIVAGPAEQVAAVLARYTDAGAGHLVCRIAAPSLDAQLDQLELIAKTVRPALS from the coding sequence ATGGACACGAGATTCGGGATCTTGCTCCCCACCAACCGGGGTCAGTGGGACGACGCCCGCCGGTTGGTCGACTTCACCGTCCGGGCCGAGCACCTCGGCTACGACTCGGTATGGGCCAACGACACCCTGCTCGGCCCGCGGATCGAACCGCTGGCCATGCTCGCCGCCCTCTCGTCGGCGACCGAACGGGTCACGCTGGGGACGGCCGCCCTCCTGCCCGCCTTCCGCCGTCCGGTGACGGCGGCCCAGGCGCTCGCCTCCATCGACCACCTGTCGGCGGGACGCCTGATCGTCACCGTGGGTGCGGGCTTTCCCGGCAGGTCGGAGACCGAGTACGCGGTGTCCGGGGTGCCGTGGGAGCGCCGTTTCGGACGGCTGCACGACACGGTGGCCCTGTGGCGGGCGCTGTGGGCGGGCGAGCGTGCCTTCCAGGGCAAGGTGCTGCGCTTCGACGAACTGCCTGAGTCCACGCCCTCCTACCGGCCCGGCGGGCCCCCGATCTGGCTGGGCGGGGCGAGCCCGTCGGCGTTGGAGCGCGCCGGGCGGCTCTACGACGGATGGTTGCCCTACCCGCCCGACCCTGCCGACTACCGAGCGGGCCTCGCGACGGTGCGGTCGGCGGCGGCGTCTGCGGGACGTCCCGAGGACGCGGTCACCCCGGCGCTGTTCGTCACGGTGTTGATCAGCGACGACGCCGAAGACGTGGAACGGCGGCTCGACTCGTACTGCCGATCGACCTACGGCCTGCCATACGAGACGGTGCGGAGCATCCAGGCGATCGTCGCCGGCCCGGCCGAGCAAGTGGCCGCCGTGCTGGCCCGCTACACCGACGCCGGCGCGGGACACCTCGTCTGCCGCATCGCCGCGCCGTCCCTCGACGCCCAGCTGGACCAGCTGGAACTCATCGCCAAGACCGTACGCCCGGCGCTGAGCTGA
- a CDS encoding NmrA/HSCARG family protein, which yields MALVIGATGRQGGATARHLLRRGWQVRALVRDPESPAARRLVGTELTVGDLGDPASLERAMRGVDAVFSMQALAYEPETLKAEVRQGMLVADLALDTGVGHLVHSSVGGAERHTGIEHFESKAAIESYIRALGLPATILRPVFFMDNLLHYADAAGERVMELPVLPDRPMQLIATDDIGRIAAHVIDHRDDYLGVELEIAGDELTFSEVAAIYEKVTGVPTRLVALPVEGRMFEWFAESGYQADLAKLRDRFPGLLTFQDWFRGQVH from the coding sequence ATGGCTCTGGTCATCGGTGCCACCGGCCGGCAGGGCGGCGCCACCGCACGTCACCTGCTGCGCCGCGGCTGGCAGGTTCGCGCCCTGGTGCGCGACCCGGAAAGCCCCGCCGCGCGTCGCCTGGTCGGCACCGAACTCACGGTCGGCGACCTGGGAGACCCCGCGTCCCTGGAGCGAGCGATGCGTGGCGTCGATGCCGTGTTCAGCATGCAAGCCCTGGCCTACGAGCCGGAAACCCTCAAAGCCGAGGTACGGCAGGGCATGCTCGTCGCCGACCTCGCCCTGGATACCGGAGTCGGGCACCTTGTTCACAGCTCGGTCGGCGGCGCCGAGCGGCACACCGGAATCGAGCACTTCGAGAGCAAGGCGGCAATCGAGTCCTACATCCGCGCTCTGGGGTTGCCCGCGACCATCCTGCGGCCGGTGTTCTTCATGGACAACCTGCTGCACTACGCCGACGCCGCGGGCGAAAGGGTGATGGAGCTCCCGGTGCTCCCCGACCGGCCGATGCAGCTGATCGCCACCGACGATATCGGCCGCATCGCCGCGCACGTCATCGACCACCGGGACGACTACCTGGGTGTGGAACTCGAGATCGCCGGCGACGAGCTGACCTTCTCCGAGGTGGCCGCAATCTACGAGAAGGTCACCGGAGTGCCAACGCGCCTCGTCGCCCTGCCGGTCGAGGGCAGGATGTTCGAGTGGTTCGCCGAGAGCGGCTACCAGGCGGACCTCGCCAAACTGCGCGACCGCTTCCCTGGCTTGCTCACCTTCCAAGACTGGTTCCGCGGCCAGGTCCACTAG
- a CDS encoding SgcJ/EcaC family oxidoreductase, with amino-acid sequence MDPEIEAIAQVVRDAEELQSDVAGFTGLLTEEVSLVNFTGIRLRGREQVKKVMAEALRTPLKDVLTTNELLDVTFLRPDVALADLIKHVNDGRTAALTFVLVKDVGTWRIALAQTTPVVTS; translated from the coding sequence ATGGACCCCGAGATCGAGGCGATCGCGCAGGTCGTCCGCGACGCCGAAGAGCTGCAGAGCGACGTCGCCGGTTTCACTGGACTGCTGACCGAGGAGGTGTCCCTGGTCAACTTCACCGGGATCCGACTGCGCGGCCGCGAGCAGGTCAAGAAGGTCATGGCCGAGGCGCTGCGCACCCCGCTGAAGGACGTGCTGACCACGAACGAGCTGCTGGACGTCACGTTCCTGCGCCCGGACGTGGCGCTGGCCGACCTGATCAAGCATGTCAACGACGGCCGCACGGCAGCGCTGACGTTCGTGCTGGTCAAAGACGTCGGCACCTGGCGGATCGCGCTGGCGCAGACCACCCCGGTGGTGACGTCATGA
- a CDS encoding TetR/AcrR family transcriptional regulator produces MTTRRDIAERNDRALLQAARDVLAEDGAHASVAAIAARAGVGIGSLYRRYKTKEELFQQLSLVSLDHWNEAAEQGLADPDPWAGLAAFVRCCVEFGQGSLAPIAGAIEVTQEMSARSRRGDELLAELVRRGHEAGVLRADVTVVDISLLIEQLGRSPVVDQLRKQGRDDLLRAAAEARRRLIAIALDGLRPGHDPLPGSPPGVELFAGRWSS; encoded by the coding sequence ATGACCACGCGTAGAGACATCGCAGAACGCAACGACCGCGCGCTGCTCCAGGCCGCCCGTGACGTGCTCGCCGAAGACGGCGCGCACGCGTCCGTCGCTGCCATCGCTGCCCGAGCAGGAGTCGGCATCGGCAGCCTCTACCGCCGTTATAAGACGAAGGAGGAGCTGTTCCAGCAGCTCAGCCTGGTGTCCCTCGACCACTGGAACGAGGCGGCCGAGCAGGGCTTGGCCGATCCCGATCCGTGGGCCGGACTGGCGGCATTCGTGCGCTGCTGTGTCGAGTTCGGGCAGGGCTCGCTGGCTCCCATCGCTGGTGCCATCGAGGTGACCCAGGAGATGAGCGCCAGGTCCCGCCGCGGCGACGAGCTGCTCGCTGAGCTGGTACGGCGAGGACACGAGGCCGGCGTCCTGCGCGCCGATGTGACCGTGGTCGATATCTCGCTGCTCATCGAGCAGCTCGGCCGTTCCCCGGTGGTCGATCAGCTTCGCAAGCAAGGCCGGGACGACCTGCTCCGCGCCGCCGCCGAGGCTCGCCGACGGCTGATCGCGATAGCGCTCGACGGATTGCGGCCGGGACATGACCCGTTGCCCGGTTCGCCGCCGGGCGTGGAACTCTTCGCCGGTCGCTGGTCGAGCTAG